The following proteins come from a genomic window of Ochotona princeps isolate mOchPri1 chromosome 14, mOchPri1.hap1, whole genome shotgun sequence:
- the C14H9orf50 gene encoding uncharacterized protein C9orf50 homolog produces MSGWHPRSGTRGYPGGGHHHHHHHLRPRESRLPRLSPSEPRAARGGAWWLELDSEPAPPPLRSAPTAAPSGAAHSRSVLESLLLPPLPSEPRRPGPRVGKDACGGLAGEPSDSLGALLGDLLPSRFRRFLSQLRDKCTEQLEPQRHVTRRTPERTVYPPRRLPTLSPTSSWVQAPSTPQHPRGAPQHCPASPPCSSNPFLPHQRAHSSYFQDSLKKLLLHQLSALTPLRGDHSPFTTVKKHPSAQPSRLKAALAPGSQRESSGPRRRVRFADETLRDSALRYWERNYVAQRNFTGSRLPAVSSEVTEQVAESIKRWLQNLPGSLQLLAKDESRASLPRWAAPGRPAPQLLERQVEDTPVSYRQPFLPKASTQRPRRNLKAVLDTLGKVDKPPYSWGQKLESLLPSLVLQSVLRRSRPKGYQLLLPSLATQRAQR; encoded by the exons ATGTCCGGATGGCACCCCAGAAGCGGGACCCGCGGGTACCCCGGCGgcggccaccaccaccaccaccaccacctgcgaCCCCGAGAGTCGCGGCTGCCCAGGCTGAGCCCATCCGAGCCCCGGGCGGCCCGCGGCGGCGCGTGGTGGCTGGAGCTCGACTCCGAGCCTGCGCCGCCGCCCTTGCGCTCCGCGCCCACGGCGGCTCCATCGGGGGCTGCGCACAGCCGCTCGGTGCTGGAGTCGCTACTGTTGCCGCCCCTGCCCTCGGAGCCACGACGCCCTGGGCCCCGGGTGGGCAAGGACGCCTGCGGGGGCCTGGCCGGGGAGCCCTCGGACTCCCTGGGCGCCCTGCTAGGAGACCTGCTTCCCAGCAGGTTCCGCCGGTTCCTGAGCCAGCTCCGGGACAAGTGTACGGAGCAGCTGGAGCCGCAGA GGCATGTGACCAGAAGGACCCCAGAAAGGACTGTCTACCCGCCACGAAGGCTCCCCACCTTGTCACCCACCTCCTCCTGGGTCCAGGCACCCTCCACGCCACAACACCCCAGGGGTGCGCCCCAGCACTGCCCGGCCTCCCCGCCCTGTTCTAGCAACCCATTCCTTCCACACCAGCG GGCCCACTCCTCCTACTTCCAGGACAGCTTGAAAAAACTCCTGCTCCATCAGCTGTCTGCCCTCACACCACTGAGAGGTGACCACTCACCGTTCACCACGGTCAAGAA GCATCCCAGCGCACAGCCCTCCAGGCTCAAGGCTGCACTCGCGCCGGGCTCCCAGAGGGAGAGCTCAGGGCCCAGGCGGCGGGTGCGCTTTGCTGATGAGACACTCCGGGACTCCGCCCTTCGCTACTGGGAGCGCAACTATGTGG CACAGCGGAACTTCACCGGCAGCAGGCTGCCCGCTGTGTCGTCGGAGGTGACCGAGCAGGTGGCCGAGAGCATCAAGCGATGGCTACAGAATTTGCCCGGGAGCCTTCAGCTGCTGGCCAAGGATGAGAGCAGGGCCAGCCTCCCCCGCTGGGCCGCCCCTGGCCG GCCGGCCCCACAGCTGCTGGAGCGCCAAGTTGAGGACACCCCTGTGAGCTACAGGCAGCCTTTCCTCCCCAAGGCGAGCACCCAGAGGCCACGGAGGAACCTCAAGGCTGTCCTGGACACCCTGGGGAAGGTAGACAAGCCGCCCTACTCATGGGGCCAGAAGCTG GAGTCCCTCTTGCCCAGCCTGGTGCTCCAGTCGGTCTTGCGGCGCAGCCGGCCCAAGGGCTACCAGCTGCTCCTGCCCTCCCTGGCAACCCAGAGGGCTCAGAGGTGA